One genomic window of Gossypium hirsutum isolate 1008001.06 chromosome D11, Gossypium_hirsutum_v2.1, whole genome shotgun sequence includes the following:
- the LOC107925755 gene encoding uncharacterized protein isoform X2, which produces MSKNMMMVNAKTNSFLFKNQSHSPMDQPHHHHHHHQSGGFVSRRGSRRSPHGADLFPTSPDVPPIGDAIYLAAHPQHPLSQTRLSDLFTCGACKEYGAGERFTCSECDYQLHDFCALAPDSLKRHPIHPLHNIILNRKPVRSGLLKSRCDICAKTTKGCVFKCNACSFQMHPCCAMLSTEINISVHPHMLRLLPSPSTADPFSFSCGECNRKRSGRVYHCTTCDYHLHAVCAKNMVNGLEANGIKGMAKSSKFGTAVRVASQVVIEFIGGLIEGLGEGVGQVLIQTAVRGR; this is translated from the exons ATGAGCAAAAACATGATGATGGTCAATGCCAAAACCAATTCATTCCTCTTCAAAAATCAGTCCCATAGTCCCATGGATCAaccccatcatcatcatcatcatcatcaaagcGGTGGCTTTGTTAGCCGAAGGGGGAGCCGGAGGTCACCTCATGGGGCAGATTTATTCCCAACGTCACCCGACGTTCCGCCTATAGGGGATGCAATCTACCTTGCGGCTCACCCGCAACATCCGTTATCGCAAACGCGGCTCTCGGACCTCTTCACCTGTGGCGCTTGCAAGGAGTACGGTGCCGGTGAACGGTTCACTTGTTCGGAATGTGATTATCAACTCCACGATTTTTGTGCTTTAGCTCCTGATAGTCTTAAGAGACATCCAATCCACCCTCTTCACAACATCATTTTGAATCGTAAACCTG TTAGAAGTGGACTATTGAAATCGAGGTGCGATATTTGTGCCAAGACCACTAAAGGATGCGTTTTCAAATGCAATGCTTGTAGTTTCCAAATGCACCCATGTTGTGCCATGTTATCAACTGAAATTAACATCTCGGTTCATCCACACATGTTACGGCTCCTCCCCTCACCATCAACCGCTGACCCTTTTAGTTTCTCGTGCGGTGAGTGTAACCGCAAGAGGTCGGGGAGGGTTTACCATTGCACCACGTGCGATTACCATCTCCATGCAGTTTGTGCCAAGAACATGGTGAATGGGCTTGAAGCCAATGGTATCAAGGGCATGGCCAAGTCGAGCAAGTTTGGGACCGCGGTGAGGGTCGCATCTCAAGTGGTGATCGAGTTTATCGGAGGGCTGATTGAAGGGCTCGGCGAAGGTGTTGGGCAAGTGTTGATTCAAACCGCGGTCCGAGGAAG ATGA
- the LOC107925755 gene encoding uncharacterized protein isoform X1, translating to MSKNMMMVNAKTNSFLFKNQSHSPMDQPHHHHHHHQSGGFVSRRGSRRSPHGADLFPTSPDVPPIGDAIYLAAHPQHPLSQTRLSDLFTCGACKEYGAGERFTCSECDYQLHDFCALAPDSLKRHPIHPLHNIILNRKPVRSGLLKSRCDICAKTTKGCVFKCNACSFQMHPCCAMLSTEINISVHPHMLRLLPSPSTADPFSFSCGECNRKRSGRVYHCTTCDYHLHAVCAKNMVNGLEANGIKGMAKSSKFGTAVRVASQVVIEFIGGLIEGLGEGVGQVLIQTAVRGRCNSNRSSRAT from the exons ATGAGCAAAAACATGATGATGGTCAATGCCAAAACCAATTCATTCCTCTTCAAAAATCAGTCCCATAGTCCCATGGATCAaccccatcatcatcatcatcatcatcaaagcGGTGGCTTTGTTAGCCGAAGGGGGAGCCGGAGGTCACCTCATGGGGCAGATTTATTCCCAACGTCACCCGACGTTCCGCCTATAGGGGATGCAATCTACCTTGCGGCTCACCCGCAACATCCGTTATCGCAAACGCGGCTCTCGGACCTCTTCACCTGTGGCGCTTGCAAGGAGTACGGTGCCGGTGAACGGTTCACTTGTTCGGAATGTGATTATCAACTCCACGATTTTTGTGCTTTAGCTCCTGATAGTCTTAAGAGACATCCAATCCACCCTCTTCACAACATCATTTTGAATCGTAAACCTG TTAGAAGTGGACTATTGAAATCGAGGTGCGATATTTGTGCCAAGACCACTAAAGGATGCGTTTTCAAATGCAATGCTTGTAGTTTCCAAATGCACCCATGTTGTGCCATGTTATCAACTGAAATTAACATCTCGGTTCATCCACACATGTTACGGCTCCTCCCCTCACCATCAACCGCTGACCCTTTTAGTTTCTCGTGCGGTGAGTGTAACCGCAAGAGGTCGGGGAGGGTTTACCATTGCACCACGTGCGATTACCATCTCCATGCAGTTTGTGCCAAGAACATGGTGAATGGGCTTGAAGCCAATGGTATCAAGGGCATGGCCAAGTCGAGCAAGTTTGGGACCGCGGTGAGGGTCGCATCTCAAGTGGTGATCGAGTTTATCGGAGGGCTGATTGAAGGGCTCGGCGAAGGTGTTGGGCAAGTGTTGATTCAAACCGCGGTCCGAGGAAGGTGCAACAGTAATAGATCATCTAGGGCTACATAA